A region from the Pelagovum pacificum genome encodes:
- a CDS encoding transglycosylase domain-containing protein, whose protein sequence is MSGNGGKRGPLVADKRYGGGSGKGSSGRGSSGKRSSSTRKPKRTQSRRTKSRRPRGPLGWIAAIVSFVFGWFFRLIWRLTWRLGLAVCLLIALGVGYYASTLPQITELVDARTRGSVTMLDRDGETFAWRGDQFGGMIRAEDVSPHLHDAVVATEDRRFYRHIGVDPRGVASAIRINLSEGRGPLSGNGGSTITQQTAKLLCLGRPYDPDVWENETEYEADCRRTTLWRKVQEAVYAMAMEVRYSKEDILTIYLNRAYLGAGSRGFEAAAQRYFGRSAAQVTPAESAMLAGLLKAPSTYAPTSSLDRAQNRANIVIGLMEDQGYLTAAQASDARNNPARLSQAAEARAGGYFADWVMESGPEFYTRNTTEDVIIRTTFDPRLQRAAEEGLLHIFDTKVREGSVAEAAVVVMSADGAVRAMVGGRDVRASAAFNRATQALRQTGSSFKPFIYAAALDMDMSPLDLVEDAPFCMNVPGSGEWCPSNYTNSFRGPVTLTEALTHSLNIPAVKVSEAVGRDNVRTVAEGFGIESDIADGPAMALGASESTLIEMTGAYAGILNGGSAVLPYGLTDLRVQGENTSIMETTGGIRERVIRRESAQQLVWMMSKVVEDGTGARAQIPGWQIAGKTGTTQANRDAWFIGFTADYVVGVWMGNDDNSPLNNVSGGGLPTDIWHEVMVRITEGMTPNALPMTPPTQPGNSGLFQADSRNATVGQDEAEQVLQDVLTDILNNRSN, encoded by the coding sequence ATGAGCGGAAACGGCGGAAAACGCGGACCCCTCGTGGCGGACAAACGATATGGCGGCGGATCCGGCAAGGGATCGTCCGGGCGCGGGTCGTCCGGAAAGCGGTCGTCCTCCACGCGCAAACCCAAACGAACCCAGAGCCGCCGCACGAAATCGCGTCGCCCTCGCGGTCCGCTCGGCTGGATCGCGGCGATCGTCAGCTTCGTCTTCGGCTGGTTCTTCCGGCTGATCTGGCGCCTGACGTGGCGCCTCGGCCTCGCGGTCTGCCTTCTGATCGCGCTCGGCGTCGGCTATTATGCCAGCACCCTCCCCCAGATCACCGAGCTGGTCGATGCCCGCACCCGGGGCTCCGTCACCATGCTCGACCGCGATGGAGAGACCTTCGCGTGGCGCGGCGATCAGTTCGGCGGGATGATCCGGGCCGAGGACGTGTCGCCCCACCTGCATGACGCGGTCGTCGCGACCGAGGACCGCCGCTTCTATCGCCACATCGGCGTTGACCCGCGCGGCGTCGCCTCCGCCATCCGCATCAACCTCTCCGAGGGACGCGGCCCGCTGTCGGGCAACGGCGGCTCGACCATCACCCAGCAGACGGCGAAGCTGCTCTGCCTCGGTCGGCCTTACGACCCCGACGTCTGGGAGAACGAAACCGAGTACGAGGCCGACTGCCGCCGGACCACGCTCTGGCGCAAGGTGCAGGAAGCCGTCTACGCGATGGCGATGGAGGTTCGCTACTCCAAGGAAGACATCCTCACCATCTACCTGAACCGTGCCTATCTGGGCGCCGGCTCACGCGGGTTCGAGGCGGCCGCGCAGCGCTACTTCGGCCGCTCTGCCGCACAGGTGACGCCCGCCGAGTCCGCGATGCTCGCCGGTCTGCTCAAGGCGCCGTCGACATACGCGCCGACGTCGAGCCTCGACCGTGCGCAGAACCGCGCCAACATCGTGATCGGCCTGATGGAGGATCAGGGCTACCTGACCGCCGCACAGGCGTCGGACGCGCGCAACAATCCCGCGCGGCTGTCGCAAGCCGCCGAGGCGCGCGCCGGTGGCTATTTCGCCGACTGGGTGATGGAGAGCGGGCCCGAGTTCTACACCCGCAACACGACCGAAGACGTCATCATCCGCACCACCTTCGATCCGCGCCTGCAGCGCGCGGCGGAAGAAGGGCTGCTCCACATCTTCGACACGAAGGTCCGCGAAGGGTCCGTCGCCGAGGCCGCCGTGGTGGTCATGTCCGCCGACGGCGCGGTCCGCGCGATGGTCGGCGGCCGGGACGTGCGCGCGTCGGCCGCCTTCAACCGCGCGACGCAGGCGCTGCGGCAGACCGGCTCGTCGTTCAAGCCCTTCATCTATGCCGCCGCGCTCGATATGGACATGTCGCCGCTCGATCTGGTCGAGGATGCGCCTTTCTGCATGAACGTCCCCGGCTCGGGCGAGTGGTGCCCGTCGAACTACACCAACAGCTTCCGGGGACCGGTCACGCTGACCGAGGCACTGACTCATTCGCTGAACATCCCTGCCGTGAAGGTCTCTGAGGCGGTCGGCCGCGACAACGTCCGAACCGTGGCCGAAGGCTTCGGCATCGAAAGCGACATCGCCGACGGCCCCGCCATGGCGCTCGGCGCGTCCGAAAGCACGCTGATCGAGATGACCGGCGCATACGCCGGCATCCTGAACGGCGGCTCCGCCGTGCTGCCCTATGGCCTGACCGACCTGCGCGTGCAGGGCGAGAACACCTCGATCATGGAAACCACCGGCGGTATCCGCGAACGGGTGATCCGCCGCGAAAGCGCGCAGCAGCTGGTCTGGATGATGTCCAAGGTGGTCGAAGACGGCACCGGCGCGCGGGCCCAGATCCCCGGCTGGCAGATCGCCGGCAAGACCGGCACGACCCAGGCCAACCGCGATGCGTGGTTCATCGGCTTCACTGCGGATTACGTCGTCGGCGTCTGGATGGGCAACGATGACAACTCGCCGCTGAACAACGTCTCCGGCGGCGGCCTTCCCACCGACATCTGGCACGAGGTCATGGTGCGGATCACCGAGGGCATGACGCCGAACGCCCTGCCGATGACTCCGCCGACCCAGCCCGGCAACAGCGGCCTGTTCCAGGCCGACAGCCGCAACGCGACTGTGGGGCAGGACGAGGCCGAGCAGGTGCTGCAGGACGTGCTGACCGACATCCTGAACAACCGTTCGAACTGA
- a CDS encoding type I secretion system permease/ATPase produces the protein MAKGIKGNGQEELAAARRESRGLYWFVAIFSLFVNLLMLTGPLYMLNVYDRVLGSRSLETLIALTALVAFLYFLMGILDYARGRIMGRVGARFQSRMDERVFSAVLTATSTGRATEQAASGLRDLEAVQRLMTSPVLMAAFDLPWAPLFFFGIFLFHPWLGILALSGAGILILVAVANQLGSRKPLSNANGATMQAESLGSRIRSESEMVQSLGMRGASFTRWKIARDRSLGATVGAADVTGTYGAITKSFRLFLQSAMLGLGAYLVLQNELTAGAMIAGSILLGRALAPIELGVNQWSLVQRAREGWGNLEVLLTEIPPESTPMPLPAPRAVLEARELTIIPPGEQAASLRMVSFRLEPGQALGVIGASGAGKSTLARALTGLWRPAGGKIRIDGAALDQFAPDVLGQHIGYLPQRVQLFEGTIAENIARMALQPDEAGVVKAAKRAAAHDMILKLPNGYDTRIDMNGGRLSGGQIQRIGLARAMYGDPVVLVLDEPNSNLDNEGSQALNEAIRTFKREEKCVLIMAHRPAAIQECDLLLMLEGGARRAFGPKDEVLREMVKNHEVIQKGSRPASVS, from the coding sequence ATGGCGAAGGGGATCAAGGGCAACGGGCAGGAGGAACTCGCTGCTGCCAGACGGGAAAGCCGCGGCCTCTACTGGTTCGTGGCGATCTTCAGCTTGTTCGTGAACCTGCTGATGCTGACCGGCCCGCTCTACATGCTCAACGTCTATGACCGGGTGCTCGGCTCCCGCTCGCTCGAGACCCTGATCGCACTGACGGCGCTGGTCGCGTTTCTCTATTTCCTGATGGGCATCCTCGACTATGCCCGTGGCCGGATCATGGGCCGCGTCGGCGCGCGCTTCCAGTCGCGGATGGACGAACGCGTGTTCAGCGCCGTGCTCACCGCGACCTCGACCGGCCGCGCGACGGAGCAGGCGGCCAGCGGCCTGCGCGACCTCGAAGCAGTGCAGCGGCTGATGACCTCGCCCGTTCTGATGGCGGCCTTCGACCTGCCGTGGGCGCCGCTGTTCTTCTTCGGGATCTTCCTGTTCCACCCGTGGCTCGGCATCCTTGCGCTGTCGGGCGCGGGGATCCTGATCCTTGTCGCCGTCGCCAACCAACTCGGCAGCCGCAAACCGCTGTCGAACGCCAATGGCGCGACCATGCAGGCGGAATCGCTCGGAAGCCGCATCCGCTCCGAATCGGAAATGGTGCAATCGCTCGGCATGCGCGGCGCATCGTTCACGCGCTGGAAAATCGCCCGTGACCGCTCGCTCGGCGCAACGGTCGGGGCGGCGGACGTGACCGGCACCTATGGCGCGATCACCAAGTCTTTCCGCCTGTTCCTACAGTCGGCGATGCTTGGCCTCGGCGCCTACCTCGTCCTGCAGAACGAGCTGACGGCGGGCGCGATGATCGCCGGCTCCATCCTGCTGGGCCGGGCGCTCGCGCCGATCGAACTCGGTGTGAACCAGTGGAGCCTCGTCCAGCGTGCGCGAGAGGGATGGGGCAACCTCGAAGTGCTGCTGACCGAGATCCCGCCGGAATCGACGCCGATGCCCCTGCCCGCGCCCCGCGCGGTGCTCGAAGCGCGCGAGCTGACGATCATCCCGCCGGGCGAACAGGCCGCGTCGCTGCGCATGGTGTCCTTCCGGCTCGAACCGGGACAGGCGCTCGGCGTGATCGGCGCGTCCGGTGCGGGCAAGTCGACGCTCGCCCGCGCGCTGACGGGCCTCTGGCGCCCCGCCGGCGGCAAGATCCGGATCGACGGCGCGGCGCTGGACCAGTTCGCGCCCGATGTCCTCGGCCAGCATATCGGCTACCTGCCCCAGCGTGTTCAGCTGTTCGAAGGCACGATCGCAGAGAATATCGCCCGCATGGCGCTGCAACCGGACGAAGCCGGGGTAGTCAAAGCTGCGAAACGCGCCGCGGCGCACGACATGATCCTCAAGCTACCGAACGGCTACGACACCCGCATCGACATGAACGGCGGTCGCCTGTCCGGCGGCCAGATCCAGCGGATCGGTCTCGCCCGCGCGATGTATGGCGACCCGGTCGTGCTGGTGCTGGATGAACCGAACTCCAACCTCGACAACGAAGGCTCGCAGGCGCTGAACGAGGCGATCCGCACCTTCAAGCGCGAAGAGAAGTGCGTGCTCATCATGGCGCACCGTCCCGCCGCGATCCAGGAATGCGACTTGCTCCTGATGCTCGAGGGCGGCGCCCGGCGTGCCTTCGGTCCGAAGGACGAGGTGCTGCGCGAAATGGTGAAGAACCACGAAGTGATCCAGAAGGGCAGCCGCCCGGCGAGCGTATCATGA
- a CDS encoding MlaA family lipoprotein → MNSIKYGRGATLFASLALVAACSQPQPGAEFNDPYEGFNRQVHAVNKGLDRTLLRPASRVVTAAPHGNYDWAVNFSDNLSLPGMVVNGALQGDVEGMARNSMRFIINSTIGVFGLADFAGDMGLYEKKTDFGHTLAVWGVPEGAYLELPLIGPSTERDAVGEVVDMFLDPLDHVSEPVQLTWGTEAQVGEIIVERGIYSSTIDSVLQDSADSYAQSRLAYLQNRRYEVGETADDGGIDPYAIDPYGIDPYEELQQ, encoded by the coding sequence GTGAATTCAATTAAATACGGGCGCGGAGCCACACTCTTCGCCTCGCTGGCGCTTGTCGCGGCCTGTAGTCAGCCGCAGCCGGGCGCCGAGTTCAACGATCCCTACGAGGGGTTCAACCGACAGGTCCATGCCGTCAACAAGGGCCTCGACCGGACGCTGCTGCGCCCGGCCAGCCGGGTCGTGACCGCGGCACCCCACGGCAACTATGACTGGGCCGTCAACTTCTCCGACAACCTGTCGCTGCCGGGAATGGTGGTGAACGGCGCCCTGCAAGGCGATGTCGAGGGCATGGCGCGCAATTCGATGCGCTTCATCATCAACTCCACGATCGGCGTCTTCGGACTGGCCGATTTCGCGGGGGACATGGGTCTCTACGAGAAGAAGACGGACTTCGGCCATACGCTCGCGGTCTGGGGTGTGCCGGAAGGCGCGTACCTGGAACTGCCGCTGATCGGTCCCTCGACCGAGCGGGACGCGGTGGGGGAGGTCGTGGACATGTTCCTCGACCCGCTCGACCACGTCAGCGAACCGGTTCAGCTGACATGGGGCACAGAGGCACAGGTCGGCGAGATCATCGTCGAGCGCGGCATCTACAGTTCCACGATCGATTCGGTGCTGCAGGACAGCGCCGACAGCTATGCCCAGTCCCGTCTCGCCTACTTGCAGAACCGTCGGTACGAGGTCGGAGAGACCGCGGACGACGGCGGCATCGACCCCTACGCGATCGACCCATACGGGATCGACCCATACGAGGAGCTTCAACAATGA
- a CDS encoding HlyD family type I secretion periplasmic adaptor subunit, with the protein MSKTDSTWSVRRPLTLGLLALLLLVGGFGTWSVAARITGAIIASGRIEVDQNRQVIQHPDGGVVEEILVSEGDPVEAGDLLIRLDADELRSELLVTEDQLFELIARRARLEAERDGSDELIFDDLLHDQPDDRVADLMNGQQRLFEARAETLDSRKEQLSKQAEQFTDQIDGIAAQQESIERQLSLIDEELANQQSLLDRGLAEASRVLALEREQANLLGRMGELTASAAQAQGRITETEIEALGLETQRREEAITTLRDLQYNERELAERRRALQRQLDRLDIRAPVSGIVYGLQVFAPRSVIRPADQVMYLIPQDRPLVIASQVLPTDIDQIYVGQEVSLRFPAFDQRFTPELYGHVVTISADAFTDENSSVSYYRAEIVLDDAQIDRLPEGATIVPGMPVEAFMRTASRSPMDYLVKPFTDYFSRAFRET; encoded by the coding sequence ATGAGCAAGACCGACTCGACCTGGTCCGTCCGCCGTCCCCTGACCCTCGGCCTGTTGGCGCTGCTGCTGCTGGTCGGCGGCTTCGGCACATGGTCCGTCGCCGCGCGCATCACCGGCGCGATCATCGCGTCGGGCCGGATCGAGGTCGACCAGAACCGCCAGGTGATCCAGCACCCCGACGGCGGCGTGGTGGAGGAAATCCTCGTCAGCGAAGGCGACCCGGTGGAGGCCGGCGACCTGCTGATCCGCCTCGACGCGGACGAACTGCGCTCCGAACTCCTCGTGACCGAGGACCAGCTGTTCGAACTGATCGCCCGCCGCGCCCGGCTCGAGGCGGAGCGCGACGGCAGCGATGAGCTGATCTTCGACGATCTCCTGCACGACCAGCCCGACGACCGGGTCGCCGACCTGATGAACGGCCAGCAACGCCTGTTCGAAGCCCGCGCCGAAACACTCGACTCGCGGAAGGAACAGCTCTCCAAGCAGGCGGAGCAGTTCACCGATCAGATCGATGGCATCGCTGCGCAACAGGAGTCGATCGAACGCCAGCTGTCCCTCATCGACGAGGAGCTCGCCAACCAGCAAAGTCTGCTCGACCGCGGCCTTGCCGAGGCGTCCCGCGTGCTTGCCCTCGAACGGGAGCAGGCGAACCTGCTCGGCCGTATGGGAGAGCTCACCGCCTCCGCCGCGCAGGCGCAGGGTCGCATCACCGAAACGGAGATCGAGGCGCTCGGCCTCGAAACCCAGCGCCGGGAAGAGGCGATCACCACCCTGCGCGACCTGCAATACAACGAACGCGAACTGGCCGAGCGACGCCGCGCCCTGCAACGCCAGCTTGACCGGCTCGACATTCGCGCGCCGGTGTCCGGCATCGTCTACGGTTTGCAGGTGTTCGCGCCGCGCTCCGTCATCCGGCCCGCCGACCAGGTGATGTACCTGATCCCGCAGGACCGCCCCCTCGTCATCGCGAGCCAGGTCCTGCCGACCGACATCGACCAGATCTATGTCGGCCAGGAGGTCAGCCTGCGATTCCCCGCCTTCGACCAGCGCTTCACGCCGGAGCTTTACGGGCACGTCGTCACGATCTCCGCCGACGCCTTCACCGACGAGAATTCCTCCGTCAGCTACTACCGGGCGGAAATCGTGCTGGACGATGCGCAGATCGATCGCCTGCCGGAGGGCGCGACCATCGTTCCAGGCATGCCGGTCGAGGCGTTCATGCGCACCGCGTCGCGCAGTCCGATGGATTATCTGGTGAAACCCTTCACGGACTATTTCTCGAGGGCCTTTCGCGAGACCTGA
- a CDS encoding RidA family protein: MSGNITSRLAELGVTLPEPKAPDFTYVPYVITGNLIFVSGQVSILDGTPIKGTLGDDMTVEQGAEAAKACAISMLSHVKSALDGDLSRVKRVVKLLGFVNSTPDFTDQPQVINGASDFLVDVFGDTGRHARSAVSAGALPMGFAVEIEGIFEFE, encoded by the coding sequence ATGTCCGGAAATATCACGTCCCGTCTTGCCGAGCTCGGCGTCACCCTGCCCGAGCCGAAAGCGCCGGACTTCACCTATGTGCCGTATGTCATCACCGGCAACCTGATCTTCGTCTCCGGGCAGGTTTCGATCCTCGATGGCACTCCGATCAAGGGCACGCTCGGCGACGACATGACCGTCGAGCAGGGCGCCGAAGCCGCCAAGGCCTGCGCGATCTCCATGCTCTCGCACGTGAAATCCGCGCTCGACGGTGACCTGTCGCGGGTCAAGCGCGTGGTGAAGCTGCTCGGCTTCGTCAACTCGACCCCCGACTTCACCGACCAGCCGCAAGTCATCAACGGCGCCTCCGACTTCCTTGTCGACGTGTTCGGCGACACTGGCCGCCATGCGCGCTCCGCTGTCAGCGCCGGCGCCCTCCCGATGGGCTTCGCGGTCGAGATCGAAGGCATCTTCGAGTTCGAATGA
- a CDS encoding ABC transporter substrate-binding protein produces the protein MTPTLSRRALMLGAGAGAALSLVPLRAAAVTTDQATQLVNALVADINAVIASGKSEGAMIGDFANLFVRYGDTPTIAQYVLGNAGRSATPQQRQRFTQAYTSYVAQKYGSRFREFIGSEIRVESAQAVNNYVSVTTTAYLRGESPFRVDFHISDGSGQAKMFNLVVEGVNMLLSERTEIAALLDRNGGNVDAMIAAISG, from the coding sequence ATGACCCCCACGCTCTCCCGCCGCGCGCTGATGCTCGGTGCGGGCGCCGGTGCCGCGCTGTCGCTGGTGCCGCTGCGTGCCGCCGCCGTCACAACAGACCAGGCGACGCAACTGGTCAACGCGCTGGTCGCCGACATCAACGCCGTCATCGCCTCCGGCAAGTCCGAGGGCGCGATGATCGGTGACTTCGCCAATCTCTTCGTGCGGTACGGCGATACGCCGACCATCGCGCAATACGTGCTCGGCAACGCCGGGCGCTCGGCCACGCCGCAGCAGCGGCAGAGGTTCACGCAGGCCTACACCTCCTATGTCGCGCAGAAGTACGGCTCGCGCTTCCGGGAATTCATCGGCAGCGAGATCCGGGTGGAAAGCGCGCAAGCGGTGAACAACTACGTCTCGGTCACGACGACCGCCTACCTGCGGGGCGAAAGCCCGTTCCGCGTGGACTTCCACATCTCCGACGGGTCGGGGCAGGCGAAGATGTTCAACCTCGTCGTCGAGGGCGTGAACATGCTGCTGTCCGAGCGGACGGAGATCGCCGCACTGCTCGACCGCAACGGCGGCAACGTCGATGCCATGATCGCCGCTATCAGCGGCTGA